A DNA window from Yoonia vestfoldensis contains the following coding sequences:
- a CDS encoding DUF2493 domain-containing protein has translation MAYDQATTYETIELFGLTEKDAHLPIPQDDILKDSIIREAFETLLGQLRNTGLEGEIEPLAHGFATILQRRKVALGKEVDRTADKIGALAKCHDGSEIAETALEEAQARFVHLREIVDAIETMGEAAAECYEVETGNAFIPAAGSRASVRAQETGAVFEAKQLLEQHDRETAAKSKVEGVPLIVSGATDWTDIDVIFRTLDKVRDRIKQNRNQDIFICHKGGKHGAEMIAARWARARGINQARFDPRWSAHGRAAPFKCNDEMLDDKFAATGVVLFGGNGVALNLGQKAEAKGLTVMRVADPAKTPDEA, from the coding sequence ATGGCCTACGATCAAGCGACAACATACGAGACAATCGAACTCTTCGGCCTGACGGAGAAAGACGCACACCTGCCAATTCCTCAGGACGATATCCTGAAAGACAGCATCATCCGCGAAGCATTTGAGACCCTGCTCGGGCAATTGCGGAATACTGGACTTGAAGGAGAGATCGAACCTCTCGCGCACGGGTTTGCAACAATTCTGCAGCGCCGCAAGGTGGCCCTCGGCAAGGAAGTCGACCGTACAGCCGACAAGATCGGCGCATTGGCAAAATGTCACGACGGATCAGAAATCGCCGAGACCGCACTGGAAGAGGCGCAAGCGCGCTTCGTGCACTTGCGCGAGATCGTGGACGCCATCGAGACGATGGGGGAGGCGGCAGCGGAATGCTACGAGGTCGAGACCGGCAATGCCTTCATTCCGGCAGCGGGATCGCGCGCCAGCGTTCGGGCGCAAGAGACGGGAGCCGTCTTCGAGGCCAAGCAACTTCTGGAGCAGCATGATCGAGAGACTGCCGCCAAGTCGAAAGTCGAAGGCGTCCCGCTGATCGTCTCGGGCGCGACGGACTGGACCGACATCGACGTCATCTTCCGAACACTCGATAAGGTTCGGGACCGCATCAAACAAAACCGCAATCAGGATATCTTCATCTGCCACAAAGGGGGCAAGCATGGGGCTGAAATGATCGCGGCGCGGTGGGCACGCGCGCGGGGCATTAACCAAGCGCGCTTTGATCCGCGCTGGTCCGCACATGGACGCGCAGCACCCTTCAAGTGCAACGACGAGATGCTGGACGATAAGTTCGCCGCAACTGGAGTTGTCCTCTTCGGCGGCAACGGGGTCGCACTGAACCTCGGCCAGAAAGCCGAAGCGAAAGGACTGACGGTGATGCGGGTCGCGGATCCAGCGAAGACACCAGACGAGGCATAA